In Xenopus laevis strain J_2021 chromosome 2S, Xenopus_laevis_v10.1, whole genome shotgun sequence, a genomic segment contains:
- the LOC108705578 gene encoding terminal nucleotidyltransferase 5C — MADQGNSSDSSSKSRSVLTWEQVNRLNSFLTEVVPIHGRGNFPTLKITLKDIVQKVRSRLEEAGIKVRDVRLNGSAASHVLVKDNGLGYKDLDLIFGVSLASEAEFQLVKDVVIGLLLNFLPEGVNKEKISPLTLKEAYVQKLVKVFTDTDRWSLISLSNKDGRNIELKFVNSIRRQFEFSVDSFQIILDSLLFYHDCSENPMSEHFHPTVIGESMYGDFEAAFNHLRNKLISTKNPEEIRGGGLMKYSNLLVRDFKPADKELIKSLERYMCSRFFIDFSDIFEQQRKLESYLQNHFMGEEKSKYDYLMILRRVVNESTVCLMGHERRQTLNLISLLALRVLAEQNIIPNATNVTCYYQPAPYVSDANFSNYYIANTAVPYSQSYPTWLPCS, encoded by the coding sequence ATGGCAGATCAAGGCAACAGCTCCGACAGTTCTTCCAAGTCTCGCAGTGTCCTGACGTGGGAACAAGTCAACCGCCTAAACAGCTTCCTCACCGAGGTGGTTCCAATCCACGGCCGCGGGAACTTCCCTACACTAAAGATCACCCTGAAGGACATTGTGCAGAAAGTGCGCAGCCGCCTGGAGGAGGCTGGTATCAAAGTCCGGGATGTCCGACTCAACGGCTCTGCCGCAAGTCACGTCCTGGTCAAAGATAATGGACTGGGGTACAAAGACTTGGATCTCATCTTTGGGGTCTCCTTGGCCTCCGAGGCAGAGTTCCAGCTTGTCAAGGATGTGGTTATAGGTTTGCTCTTGAACTTTCTACCAGAAGGAGTCAACAAGGAGAAAATCAGCCCCCTGACCCTCAAGGAGGCCTATGTGCAAAAGCTGGTGAAGGTCTTCACAGACACAGACCGCTGGAGCCTCATTTCCCTCTCCAATAAGGACGGCAGAAACATTGAGCTCAAGTTTGTCAACTCCATCCGCCGGCAGTTTGAGTTCAGTGTGGACTCCTTCCAGATCATTCTGGACTCGCTGCTCTTTTATCACGACTGCTCTGAGAACCCCATGTCTGAGCACTTCCACCCCACTGTCATCGGGGAGAGCATGTACGGCGACTTTGAGGCTGCCTTTAACCACCTGAGGAACAAGCTCATCTCCACCAAGAACCCAGAGGAGATCCGAGGCGGGGGGTTAATGAAGTACAGCAACCTGCTGGTCCGGGACTTCAAACCAGCCGACAAAGAGCTGATCAAGTCCCTTGAGCGCTACATGTGCTCGCGCTTCTTTATAGACTTCTCCGACATATTCGAGCAGCAGCGCAAGTTGGAGTCCTACCTCCAGAACCACTTCATGGGTGAGGAGAAGAGCAAGTACGACTACCTCATGATCCTGAGACGGGTGGTCAATGAGAGCACTGTCTGCCTCATGGGCCACGAACGCAGGCAGACCCTCAACCTCATATCTCTGCTTGCCCTGCGGGTGTTGGCCGAGCAGAACATTATCCCAAATGCCACCAATGTCACCTGCTATTACCAGCCCGCCCCCTATGTCAGCGATGCCAACTTCAGCAACTACTACATCGCCAACACAGCCGTGCCCTACAGCCAGTCGTACCCCACCTGGCTACCCTGTAGCTAA